A single genomic interval of Camelina sativa cultivar DH55 chromosome 11, Cs, whole genome shotgun sequence harbors:
- the LOC104728783 gene encoding putative F-box protein At5g51000, translated as MTAMSDLPLDLVEEILSRVPITSLRAVRSTCKRWNDSSKDPNLTKKYYGKEAKEAMAVMICHSKACLMSVNLHNHKDLVDSSIKQIGKLNQVTISEVYHCDGLLLCVTEKDLIRLMVWNPYLGQIRWIQRPRNEFLLMIDKFAIGYDNNNNHKILKLHSPWMNYKAYKYLQEAKDDKKKVMIY; from the exons ATGACGGCGATGTCCGATCTTCCTCTGGATTTGGTAGAAGAGATACTCTCTAGGGTTCCAATAACATCTTTGAGAGCAGTGAGATCTACATGCAAACGATGGAATGATTCATCGAAAGATCCGAACTTAACAAAGAAGTATTATGGTAAAGAAGCCAAGGAGGCTATGGCGGTCATGATATGCCATTCGAAGGCTTGTTTAATGAGCGTCAATCTCCATAACCACAAAGACTTGGTAGATTCATCTATAAAGCAAATAGGTAAACTCAATCAAGTTACAATATCTGAAGTGTATCATTGTGATGGCTTATTGTTATGCGTCACTGAGAAAGACTTGATCAGGCTCATGGTTTGGAACCCATATTTGGGTCAAATCAGGTGGATCCAACGTCCTAGAAACGAGTTCTTATTAATGATAGACAAGTTTGCTATAGGatacgacaacaacaacaaccacaaaatcttgaagTTGCACTCCCCATGGATGAACTACAAAGCTTACAAG TACTTGCAAGAGGCAAAAGACGACAAAAAGAAAGTGATGATATATTAg
- the LOC104725606 gene encoding uncharacterized protein LOC104725606, whose protein sequence is MAMQLPPTTLYAGRSSVVLPPTTPTLQRSSFLPYYSLRLLGNKKSISKSSSSAPRFSMRVSSKQAYICRDCGYIYNDRTPFDKLPDNYFCPVCAAPKRRFRPYMPDVSKNVNDKDVRKARKAELQKDEAVGKALPIAIAVGVLALAALYFYVNNTS, encoded by the exons atggCGATGCAGCTTCCTCCGACGACTCTTTACGCCGGAAGATCCTCCGTCGTCTTACCTCCGACGACTCCAACCCTCCAAAGATCATCTTTCTTGCCTTACTACTCGTTAAGGCTACTTGGCAACAAGAAGTCTATTTCCAAATCTTCATCCTCTGCTCCTAGATTCTCCATGCGTGTCTCCTCCAAGCAAGCCTATATCTGCCGTGATTGCGG GTATATTTACAATGATAGAACTCCATTTGATAAGTTGCCTGATAACTATTTCTGTCCAG TGTGTGCTGCTCCGAAACGGCGGTTTAGACCGTACATGCCGGATGTGAGcaagaatgtcaatgacaagGATGTGAGAAAGGCTAGAAAAGCTGAGCTCCAAAAAGACGAAGCTGTCGG CAAGGCGTTGCCTATAGCAATTGCGGTTGGTGTTTTAGCTCTCGCGGCTCTTTATTTCTATGTCAACAACACCTCATGA
- the LOC104725604 gene encoding chromophore lyase CRL, chloroplastic, whose protein sequence is MGTSESGSDPESSSNGWSRARGLVIKTLVLAGGALLIKRLTKSTTRRDHARVVSRSLTGEKFSREQASRDPDNYFNIRMLSCPAAEMVDGSEVLYLEQAFWRTPQKPFRQRLYMVKPCPKELKCDVEVSSYAIRDAEEYKNFCDRPKDQRPLPEEVIGDIGEHLTTIHLNSCDRGKRCLYEGSTSPDGFPNSWNGASYSTSDLAVLKNNEIHLWDRGFDENRNQVWGPKQGPYEFKPATSSSVNENLSALNILYQSSIDKPIQGSLILQD, encoded by the exons ATGGGTACCTCCGAGTCGGGTTCGGATCCAGAATCAAGCTCGAATGGGTGGAGCCGGGCTCGTGGTCTGGTGATTAAAACTCTGGTTCTTGCTGGCGGTGCTCTTCTCATCAAACGTCTCACTAAATCCACTACTCGTAGGGATCACGCTCGCGTCGTCTCTCGCTCTCTCACCGGAGAGAAG TTTTCGAGGGAGCAAGCGTCAAGGGATCCTGACAATTACTTCAACATAAG AATGCTGAGTTGCCCTGCTGCTGAAATGGTGGATGGTTCTGAGGTTTTGTATCTCGAACAG gcATTTTGGAGGACTCCGCAGAAACCTTTTCGTCAA AGATTATATATGGTTAAGCCGTGTCCAAAAGAACTGAAATGTGATGTTGAG GTAAGTTCATATGCGATTAGAGATGCTGAGGAGTACAAAAATTTCTGTGACCGCCCTAAGGATCAACGCCCCCTACCGGAAGAAGTTATTGGT GACATCGGGGAGCATTTGACAACTATACATCTCAATTCTTGTGACCGTGGGAAACGCTGCTTGTACGAAGGCTCAACTTCACCTGATGGATTTCCAAATTCATGG AATGGGGCTAGCTATTCTACTTCAGATCTTGCGGTCCTGAAAAACAATGAGATACACCTATGGGATCGTGGCTTTGATGAGAATCGAAACCAG GTTTGGGGGCCAAAGCAAGGTCCATACGAGTTCAAGCCAGCGACATCCTCGAGCGTCAATGAAAACTTGTCTGCTTTGAACATCCTATATCAATCTTCAATCGATAAACCAATTCAAGGATCCCTCATCTTGCAAGACTAG
- the LOC104725607 gene encoding (+)-neomenthol dehydrogenase-like has product MVGSKDKSKEKREKRLQEISLLRTIPYSDHQRWWTSETVAVVTGANRGIGFEMVRQLAGHGLTVILTSRDENVGVEAAKILQEGGFNVDFHRLDILDPSSIQDFCNWIKEKYECIDVLINNAGVNYNVGSGNSVEFSNMVISTNYYGTKNIITAMIPLMRHACQGARIVNVTSRLGRLKGRHSKLENEAVRAKLMDVDSLTEEIVDETVSEFLKQVEEGTWESGGWPHSFTDYSVSKMAVNAYTRVLAKELSERPDGEKIYANCFCPGWVKTAMTGYAGNISAEDGADTGVWLALLPDQAITGKFFAERREINF; this is encoded by the exons ATGGTTGGAAGCAAAGACAAATCGAAAGAGAAACGAGAGAAGAGACTCCAAGAGATCTCCCTCCTTCGTACTATTCCCTACTCCGATCATCAGAG gtgGTGGACCTCTGAAACCGTGGCGGTGGTAACAGGTGCAAATAGAGGGATAGGATTTGAGATGGTGAGACAATTGGCCGGACATGGATTAACAGTTATCCTAACATCTAGAGACGAGAATGTAGGCGTCGAAGCCGCCAAGATCCTTCAAGAAGGTGGATTCAATGTTGATTTCCACCGTCTCGATATCTTGGACCCTTCCTCAATTCAAGATTTTTGCAACtggattaaagaaaaatatgaatgtATTGATGTTTTA ATAAATAACGCAGGAGTAAACTACAATGTTGGATCAGGTAACTCGGTTGAGTTCTCAAATATGGTTATATCTACCAACTACTATGGCACCAAGAACATAATCACAGCTATGATTCCATTGATGAGACATGCTTGTCAAGGTGCTCGTATTGTCAATGTAACCTCAAGGCTTGGTAGATTAAAAGGCCGACACAGT AAACTTGAGAATGAAGCGGTGAGAGCTAAGCTTATGGATGTGGACTCTCTAACAGAAGAAATCGTTGACGAAACAGTCTCGGAGTTTTTGAAACAAGTGGAAGAAGGAACATGGGAATCTGGAGGTTGGCCACATTCTTTCACAGACTATTCTGTTTCAAAGATGGCGGTGAACGCATACACAAGAGTGCTAGCTAAAGAACTATCAGAGAGACCAGATGGAGAGAAGATATATGCAAACTGCTTTTGTCCCGGTTGGGTTAAAACCGCAATGACGGGTTATGCAGGGAACATCTCAGCAGAAGATGGAGCTGACACTGGAGTCTGGCTTGCATTGCTTCCTGATCAAGCTATCACAGGAAAGTTCTTTGCCGAGAGACGTGAGATCAATTTCTAA